A portion of the Planctomycetia bacterium genome contains these proteins:
- a CDS encoding lectin-like protein — protein MRSLSLACFLCAVIVPESSAVTLWCGGNRSGPFHCPVQSPENGHYYAQVISIDTGGRPINWDNARSEAETLTYDGLTGYLATITSAVETDFLQQRLPNGGPKWIGASDAASEGEWRWMTGPETGELFWQGAQDGTAVSYADWNSGEPNNSFLRGEDHAAFGEGQGHRWNDLPNDGIDRTWVNGYIVEFSVPEPSTYALAIIGLIGFAGVIRQRKRR, from the coding sequence ATGCGTTCTTTGTCTCTAGCTTGTTTTCTTTGCGCGGTCATTGTGCCCGAAAGTTCGGCCGTCACACTCTGGTGCGGAGGTAATCGCAGCGGACCGTTTCACTGCCCAGTGCAAAGTCCAGAGAACGGTCACTACTACGCCCAGGTGATCTCAATCGATACCGGGGGTCGGCCGATCAACTGGGACAACGCGCGCAGCGAAGCTGAAACGTTGACGTACGACGGCTTGACCGGCTATCTCGCCACGATCACTTCGGCAGTTGAAACTGATTTTCTCCAGCAGCGCCTGCCAAACGGAGGGCCAAAATGGATCGGCGCATCGGATGCAGCTTCAGAGGGCGAGTGGCGATGGATGACCGGGCCGGAGACGGGAGAGTTATTCTGGCAGGGTGCCCAGGACGGAACAGCCGTATCATACGCAGACTGGAACTCTGGTGAGCCAAACAATAGCTTTCTGAGGGGTGAAGACCATGCCGCATTTGGGGAAGGACAAGGCCACCGCTGGAATGATCTTCCCAATGACGGGATCGATCGGACTTGGGTGAATGGCTATATCGTCGAATTCTCCGTCCCCGAGCCAAGCACGTACGCCCTGGCAATCATCGGGTTGATTGGATTCGCTGGCGTTATCCGGCAACGGAAACGACGCTAG
- a CDS encoding PEP-CTERM sorting domain-containing protein (PEP-CTERM proteins occur, often in large numbers, in the proteomes of bacteria that also encode an exosortase, a predicted intramembrane cysteine proteinase. The presence of a PEP-CTERM domain at a protein's C-terminus predicts cleavage within the sorting domain, followed by covalent anchoring to some some component of the (usually Gram-negative) cell surface. Many PEP-CTERM proteins exhibit an unusual sequence composition that includes large numbers of potential glycosylation sites. Expression of one such protein has been shown restore the ability of a bacterium to form floc, a type of biofilm.), translated as MTMRSAVAAVFWFSLLLVGANPVPAALFTLAATGKITSNTSGDPTIPVDTPWAFELTYDTAAPDLDFELVGMADPTFGRFTNSASPPALRFFHYQAGDYEVTLNDPADFGEFSAVLITFTVVHALDINIHAADLFPPLAGEPVSFHADFNAFSMAPIFSSDGLPTNLSIAAESFDQSSITLLPDAGGVVNSSTLTTLTLTALPRTPGDTNSDGAVDIVDLNNVRNNFGGAGLGDTDDNGAIDITDLNNVRNNFGAGPTQLVPEPASCALMALSLIGLASVNRSRRRR; from the coding sequence ATGACCATGCGCTCCGCAGTCGCCGCGGTATTTTGGTTCTCATTGCTGCTCGTCGGCGCCAACCCTGTACCGGCGGCGCTCTTTACGCTGGCCGCCACGGGGAAAATTACGTCGAACACGAGCGGCGATCCCACGATTCCCGTCGACACGCCGTGGGCCTTTGAACTCACCTACGATACGGCCGCGCCGGACCTCGACTTCGAGCTGGTCGGCATGGCGGACCCGACGTTCGGGAGATTTACCAATTCGGCGTCGCCGCCCGCGTTGCGTTTCTTCCATTATCAAGCTGGCGACTACGAGGTCACGCTGAATGACCCAGCGGATTTTGGCGAATTCAGCGCGGTACTGATCACCTTCACGGTGGTGCATGCCCTGGATATCAACATCCATGCGGCGGATCTCTTCCCGCCGCTAGCGGGCGAGCCGGTGTCGTTTCATGCGGACTTCAACGCGTTTTCTATGGCGCCGATCTTCTCAAGCGACGGCCTGCCCACGAACCTTTCCATCGCTGCGGAAAGCTTCGACCAAAGCTCGATCACGTTACTGCCCGACGCTGGCGGCGTAGTGAACAGCAGCACGCTCACTACCCTGACGCTGACGGCCCTTCCCCGAACGCCCGGCGACACCAATAGCGACGGCGCCGTGGATATCGTGGATCTGAACAACGTCCGCAACAATTTTGGTGGAGCGGGCCTCGGCGACACGGACGACAACGGCGCCATCGACATTACCGACCTCAACAATGTGCGCAACAACTTCGGCGCCGGGCCGACGCAACTCGTACCTGAACCCGCCAGTTGCGCCCTCATGGCCCTGAGCTTGATCGGCCTGGCAAGTGTCAACCGATCGAGGCGACGTCGCTAA